Sequence from the Miscanthus floridulus cultivar M001 chromosome 16, ASM1932011v1, whole genome shotgun sequence genome:
TATCAGTTGCTTATTCCTGAGAGGGAGACAAGTATTTGCTAACAAATGAACTACTATATTATTAACCAGCACATAATTTGTTCAATCCATACCAGCAATGAGAGAAGCTGTGAAAGACCGTACGGCAACTATTGACTTCGTCATTCGTCAATAACCAAGTCCAAACCAGGTTTTCACGGCTGGAGGTATAACCATCGGTACTGGATCAGCTGTACAACGGACAAACCTCGCCATGCCAGCTACAGCTCAATGACGGTGGTATGCCACCGTTAGAACAAATGCACAGTTGCATCATGCCCAGCGGAGGCAAAATTTACAATCTTATTTTGTTTCATATTACGCTCTGCATTGACATCGACGCCTTAAGAAATGGGCACGTatagccccgttcggcttgctgaaacttgactgaaaaaacacgattctggctgaattgttgtgagagaaaaacaccgttccggctaaaaaaacaagttaaatagtgtggattataaggtaagctgaATGGGGCCATAATCATCACTCCGTTTGTCCGGTTCATAGATGATAGAACTCACTCAAGAAGCCACCAGGAAGCTGATAGTCAGCCACTCGTTACCTAGTGAGTTCCGCTCTCAATCTTTTCCTTTTGGTGTAAATTTTTTTAGATGCCCCAGTCCCCACCTTGAAGCAACAAGCCAACAACAGTTCAAGGCACTTTCGGAATTTAGGTTACTTTCCTCTTTCTTGGGTTTTCCTGTGAAATTTATGTACAATTCTTACGTTCCAAATGGTCCCCTAACCATTCTGATGTACTACTAAAAATATATACTTTCTCCATCCCAAAAGAATGTAAATCTCGCTTTACAAGGAGTCAAAGAATCTTAAGTTAGACTAAGTTTATAAAACATATTATCTACATTTAGATCTCCAATTAGGTTTATTATAAAATGATACTTATTACGCATCATAAACATCAATACTTTTATGTATGtatttggtcaaaattaagaATACGACTCCTTAGGAAGCCAGTATCTAACGGGAGCCTGTAAATGGAACACCATCACTGGACATATTTCTCGCAATCTGAAATTATTCTCTGCTCAAACATTCCATCCCTTTGCCAAACATAATAGCACGAACCAAAGAAAATATAGGTACATAGCACACTAGTTAAATCTGAATAGCCAAGTCAGCTCTCATCCAATCTGGAATCCCGATGGAATCAAAATTTGCTGCCTGAACTTATCACTTCATCCTTTGAGGGATGCCCATCATTTGCTCTCCACGTCATACAGTTCCGATCTGAAAAGGGCAAGGATAAACCACATTAGTACGTCCTGGTCATATCTCTTTGCAAATTACACTAGCATAGACCTTAACTACCAAATGATAAGTGTTATCCACATGAAGAAAGCACGCCTGTAACTTTGTGCATGTGGACAAAAACCATTTGCAGAAAACCGTGGAAGTTGCAAGAACACGTTTAATAGGGAATGCTCGCGTCACCATCTGGCACGGCAGGCCCATTGAAGATCACAAAAAACCAAGCACCGGCAGTGATAGACAAAGATTTGGAAACCAGTTTGCACAACAAGAGCAGCATGAAAATATGGATGCCCTTTTCAGATAGGAACTACATAGTACAAGAATGTCCAGGACCTATCCTTTGTGGTTACCCTCACATAGCTTTCACAACTAAAATATCAAGGTCTTTAAACAAACAGCTAAAATAACAAGAATTATCTTCATGAAGCAGGTACATCTGTAATTTGGCCATATGGACAAACCAAACAGAGACAACGTGGAAGTTGCAGGAGATGGGTCCAATATGAAAAATGCTTTGCCTAGCCATCAGGCATGACAGGTCAACTGAAAGATACATCCTATCATTAGCAGACAGGAAAATGTGTATTCATGCACAATCACAATTAACTGGTACAGCAGATCTGTTCACAAACAATGGCAATGCAAACCAGTTtgcacaagcaagaacaagaaagaagggGTACCTTTCAGACAGGAAGTGAACATAGTTACTTATTTAGGTCCACATACCCTACTTTTCTATGTAATGCATAACTAGGATCCTAGTACTAACATTTACATGTAACAAGAGCACTTCATAGTAAGCGTGAAACTAGAAGAGATGTTCCTGTTCCTCGTTCAGCATTCACATTTCACCCATAGGTTCACACATGTTATATAAGCTATTCATCATGTTTCAATAACAGAAACAGGTAACTCAGTATGAGAGGACAATTAGACTCTGGTTTGACTACTGTCTTCACATCCTAAGATTTTAGGGACTCCAGGTTCTTTGCTGACATATACAACTTTTTATGTCATCCAGGATTTGATGTATATGCCCATACAAGTAGCTCAATGCTACAACATGGGTACCAGATATATTCCAGGTTCAATAAACCAAAGCATTAAATCGACACTGAAAGGATTGCTTGAATTTAATTggtaaaaacaaataaaaattccGTCTACTCTTCCTGTTGGGCTGTGCTTGATGGGCACTTTGGCTCACCAGGCATGATTTGTTTTTCACGGTATTGTAGTTTCCTACCCAAATAATGAAATAAGGTCATTTTTCACTAATGTCATTCATGCAGCGATAGAAAGCTTTGAGCAAGGAGGAGGACCAATGATGGGTCACATCTACTGCTGAAGCCATGACAAACTGGCTTGTGGCACTTGCACTACTACTGATTCTGTTCTGTCGACAGATATGGGATAGGCTTAAGTGCTTTTGCAACTTCATTAGTTGTGCTCTTTGGCTAGAGTTTCCTGCTTTTGCTGGTGGAAACCTAATCGGGGCGGCATTCTTATCTTAGTGCCTTCCCTTGTTAAAGTACGCTAAAGCTCGTGAATTTGTGACTTGTCATGTAATTATGTAACCCTAGCAGAACTATTTTGCTTTCTATAAAACAGGGAAAGCCTTGGTCTAAAAAAGAACATATATTAGTACACAACCTAGACATGCTTCTCTTCCATAGTTTCTTTCTTCCTATAACATGCATCTGGATATTCACAGAACAGTGTGTAAAGTAGACCAACAATGTGTAGAGTAGATCAACTTTCAATTTAAGATGCATGGGTAAGTCCTGCTTGTTCCAACTGAAACCTTAATTATGGACTATAGACATTGAAAAAAAATAATGATCTGTAGTACCTTGTTAATACTGCTCATGAATCACAGCATGCCAGGTCACTAATTTCCCTCAtgagaaaaacataaaaatatatgATGATAATCACCGTGCTGCTATATAAAGATTGTCAAGTTCATAAGATtatattctctttttctttcattttttcTAAAAATCTCCTTAATGTGATTACTTGATCTCCTCCATTGATTATGATTGTGCATCATCGCGTTTTGTCATACTATTCGACTATTCATGACCTCACAATGATGAATTCTGCTCTCTATCACTGTATGCCATACATATGCCATATGATATGGCCACTTTTATTCTGGTACAAGAAAGAAAAATTTATGTGCAGTAAACAGAATGTTAGTAGAGCATCATCGAAATTGTACTAGCTCGGGCTATTTCTCTAGTGATGTACTGATGTTATTGGGCACAAAAATCTGTAGCAAACTATCCagcactagggatgaaaacggtacggatattttccgaccgtattcgaaaccgaattcgtttagaggggttgagatctgtccgtatccgagtccggatatccaacatccgataccgtatccgtatccgaatactcaaatcgcatatttatgatgtcgatatccaatcgtatcctatccgacatagttgacactatccgtattcgaatccgaatccggacagaaatatgaaaacaaatgtaatatcggtgatatccgtccgtatccgatccgttttcatccctatccaGCACACATCTATTCGCCTTACAATTACACAACATACGCTGGAGCACTACAATGCATGCCATATTGCAATGTCATGAAATTACAGCCGTTCCAATCAGCATCAGCATTACCAGGTAAGCACGTAGCTAAAGCACAATTTGCAGCAACCAGAACTGTTACGTTTTTAGCAATCGATATCTAATAAGAACAGGGGCACATGGAGAAGCAGGGGAGCACATGCGCGCACATGAGAGAGTGTGTAGGAAACATAATCTCAGATATAGGGGACGAAGCTACGATTCAGATATTTGGGGGGGAGCTAACCAAGTATTGATAACAAAAAATATAGGGTACCATCGGCCAAGTCTTGATGTTGGCTTAAAAAATTATCTCTTTTGATGGCTTAACAAACTATAATAAATCATCTTTAATCtcttcattttttttaaaaatgataATTGCCTAAATTGAAGATAAAAAGGGATCTTGGACGGGAAAATTTGAAGACTGCCATTATAATTTTACTAAATTGGAGATATGCCATCCTgtcccacatgtcattgactcgTGTGTGCCCCACATATCAGTGAGATACCAATGGcaaatctccaacaacaacaacatagcctttcagtcccaagcaagttggggtaggctccCAATGGCAAATCTCCAACTTTGCAAAATTATAATGGCAAATCTCCAAATCTTGAACACTTAATATTCGACAATCAAGAGatgtatttggaaaaaaaaacaatCTAGAATTAATTAAGAAGGCTTCTTTACTTATAATCTCTAGTGAGAACTAATGACAAGTATTAGTGAAGACTGTGCAACATTAGGGGGGAGGGGAGGCAGGCCCCTGTCTCTACCCCTGGTATGACAGTTCATTTCACTTCAAGTGGCATAAGAGTTCGATGTTAAATCACTAAATCAACATAAGATTGTAGGAAAACCAAACTAATACCTAGATGGATATACTCACAACATAGATTAGTATTGATACCAGGATGGCAGATTTGCACAGAAAATTAGAGTGTTTTTTGTAAGGTTTAGAAAGATAGAATACAATCTGCTGAGCAATTAATCAAGAAAAACTGGCCTGAGGTATAGCATGCAAGATGTGTGGTATAGAGGAATCCATATGTTTAGATGTTCTTTGGCGATCTTTGTGTGGAGTATTTGCAGAGACGTGCTAGATTGGCAGCACACCCTGTAACCTGTGAATTAGGAGTTTTCAGGATTTCTTGAATTtaatttgaaaaaaataaaaactccGTTTACTCTTCATATTGGGCTATGTTTGATGGACACTTCGGCTCACCAGGAATGATTTGTTTTTAGTGATAAAGCGGTATTATAGTTTCCTCCTCAGATAAGCTCATCTTTCACTAATGCCATTCATGCAGCAATGGAAAGCTTTGAGGAAGGAGGAGAACCAATGATGCCTCACATCTACTGCTGAAGACATGAGGGACTGGCTTGTGACACTTCGCACTACTACTGATTCTATAGgcttaagggcatgtttggtagaGCTTTGCTCCTAGTTTCTTCGAGTGGATTTTGTGGAGTCCTACCAAACGGTTAAAATGCAACTGAATTCTGATGGGAAGCTGATGATAATGACTTCCCCATTTACACTACGAGCTGGGAGCTAAAAAACCCTGCTCCCCATTCAATCAAATCAGAATCACTTCTCACCTGCTCCCCACCAGAATCATTCCATCAAAGAATCAAGGAGTAAAGCTCAAAAATCAAGAAGTGGAGCTCTAGCAAAGTGGCCCTAAGTGCTTTTGCAACTTCGTTAGTTGTGTTCTTTGGTTAGAGTTTCCTGCTTTTGCTGTTGGAAGCCTAATCTGGGCGTCATTCTTATCTTAGTGCCCTCCCTTGTAAAAGTAGGTTAAAGCTCGTGAATCTGTGACTTGTCATGTAAAGCTAGTAACCCCAGCGGATCTATTTTGCTTTCTACAAAACAGGGAAAGCCTTCAGTTTAAAGAAACAACATAGATTGGTACCTAACCTAGGCATGGTTTTCTTCCATAGGTTCTATCTTCCTATAAAATGCATCCGGATATGCACAGAACAGTGTGTAAAGTAGACCAACAGTATGCAGGGGACAACTTTCAATTTAAGATACATGGATAATTCCTAGTGCAGTAGTGCTTATTCAAAAGTACACTGAAATCTTAACTATGAACTATAATTCCTACTGGTTGTTCCATTTTACACTGAAAAACATAACTATGGACTATGGACATTAAAAAAAATGATATCTAATCTAGTACCTTATAATGCTCATAAATCACAGCACTCAAGTCACTAATTTTCCACATGAGAAAAACATAAAAAATATAATGATAATCACCACGATGCTGCTACATAAAGATTGTCAAGCTCATAAGATCATATTCTCTTAGTCTTTTTCTTTCATTTTCTAAAAGATGTCCTTAATGTGATATTGTGATTGCTTGATCTCCTCCCTTGAATGTGATTGTGCAACATCATGTTTTATTATACTATTCAGAACCTCACAATGATGAATAATGCTctgttcgaagcagcctctccacagattttgcggggggaaggcttgcctcgttttttcccttccccagaccccactcatgtgggagcctccggcactgggtctgccctttttttatTCGGAACCTCACAATGATGAATAATGCTCTATATGTCATAGATATGTCAATTTGTCATATGATATGACACTTTTGTTGTCGTACAAGAAAGAAAACGACTCCCtcccttccaaattataagacgttctgGCATTTCTAGATGCATAGCTTTTGCCACGCATCTAGATATACAAGAAAAGCCaggacgtcttataatttggaacggatggagtagttTCTTAGTGAGCACCATAAAAGTTGTACCAGCTTCGGCTATTTCTCTACTGATGTTATTGGGCACAGCAATCTGTAGCAAACTATCCAGTGGATTTATTAGCCTTACAATTGCACAACATATGCTTGAGCATTACACCGCACGCCATATCGCAATGTCACGAAAAATAAAGCTGTTCCCATCAGCATCAGCATTACTAGGTAAGCACGAATAGCTTAAGCACAATTCGCAGCAATGAGAATTGTTTCATTTTTAGCAATCGACATCTAATAAGAACAGGCACATGGAGAAGCAGGGGAAGacgtgcgagagagagagagagagtgtgtaggAAAACGTACATGAGGTAGGCACCGTGGGCGAATGCACCGGCGAGGACGCCGTAGAAGAGGCGGTCCCTCACCACGGGATTGTGCCGCAGCCCGATCCTGACTGCCCCGTCGAACCACGCGGTGAAACAACCGAAACACAAGTCAGCAAACGCAGCAAGGGAAGGGGGGAATGGGGGAAGGGTGTAGAGAGCGTACTGAGGGGGAGCACGGGGGCGTAGACGAGAGGGAGCAGCAACATATACGGTGGCTTCCGCTCGTGCTGCGGGGGGCGCCTCACCGCCGCCGGATCGCTGACACGAGAGGACGATGCGGGTGGGTGAGATCGCTGGGGGCGGAGCAATTGGGCGAAAGTAGAGGCGAATTGAGTAATAACAGGCAGTAGATAGCTTACTCGaaccgcgaggaggaggaggaggaggaggccatggcCCCGCCGGAGACGGAGGCGAGGAGATCGAAACGGAGGAATCTGAAccagagaggaaaggggaagagcCGATGAGGGTTTGGCGGTTTGGCCGGGCTGCGTTGCGTGCTTCGGTTTTGGTCAGTTCGGGCGCTGCTGGTTTTGGAATTCGTTGGCAGCTAGTGGCACTGTGGTTTTCATATAGTAGAGTGGGCCAAATGTGGCTTACTGGATCGGGTAACCAGCCCACTAATGAGGGACAACTACAGGATATCAGACAGGCCCGGCCCATATTGTCACTACCGCAGCTCTCAGCGTGTCGCGGCTTCCGAATCCTGTCGCGAGTGgatcggcggcggcgggcggcgggcggcgatGATGCTGAGGGCGCGGGGGGCGGCGGGAGCGCTGCTCCGCCTCGCCGGCGCTGGAGCTGGCGTCCAGAGCGGCGGGGTCCCTCCAATAGCGCGCGCGGCGTTCGCTCGCGGCTTCCTGGATTTCCGCAAGGTAGGCATTGCTTCGTCTCCGTTCCTCCTCGTTTCCTCCGCCGCAACTGCAGTTGCTATTAGTAGATGGTTAGAGTCAGTCCGTAGAAATGGAATGGTTGAGAGTAAAAGATTGACTTGTTTGTTTGTGTTGCTGGAGTGATTAGACGGGGAACAAGGAGGCcatggagaaggagaaggagaagaagaaggccaGGCTGTAAGGCTCCTTCTCCTCCCACCTCATTTACTAGCCATTAGCAGTTACTGATGCTGCACTGACTGCAGCATTGGATGGATGTAAACATCCTAACATGTGATGCTTTGGTTCTGATTGGTCTAGTGCAGTACCGATGAAATGAGTAGAGGCTACTTCGCAGACATTGCCGAGATCCGCAAGAATGCTGGCAAGGTATATCACCTATATATAGTGTGTtgcacaaatttactagttgttgATCGCTCCAGTAATTACTCTGTGGTAAAAATGGTTCAGATTGCGATGGCGAGTAAGGTCGTCATCCCAGAGGCAGATGCTGTGACGTTTCCTCATCTTGCTGTGGATTCCCCTGCTGGAGGGGCGCTGCATCTGCCTCTTGTTGCGCCTGCTCTGCAAGCCAATGATGGTGAGGCTGGAGACCATGTGATTCCTAGTGCTTCATTGGTGTGCCTTTCCTTCCGTGCAAGCTCGCTGGTATGAGGAACTGCCCAGCTGCTCTTTGTTAGATATTAGCTGTAGTTTGCAGCCATGGCAATGTGAATTCCAACTGTTTGGTTTTGCATTAAGTCCGCAAAAATCTAGCGCCAAACTTTTTAAGTTACTGTGTACAGATACATATTGCTAGGATTATATAGACATTGACCAGATGGTCTTCATGGTACTTGTGTCTGATAAAATCAATTTTCACCAACTACCCTGGCAACTGACTAAATTCAGACAATCATTTTCTTGTTCCTAGCCCATTTTCTTGACAGGACTTGACATCCCGCTGCAACTTCTCTCACCATGATAGAAAACATTTCAGTGTAGGGTATTGTGCCCACCAGTGCATATTGTTTGCGGATTGACTGGCCAAATTTTGGCAGTGTACTATCAAATGCATCCACACTTGTTAGATACCCCTAAAGGGCTATTAACTACGAAGTCTAGGATTGAAGATTGCTCTTTTTTTAACATTCTCTTGATTTTTgtctttcattttttttcttcatgGCATTTTTTGGGTGTACCAATCTCTAGATTGGGGTTCCCCTTACATATGTCAGTTTTTTTGCCTCTTAATGATTTTGTTCCAAAAAAATATATCAATATGAAATTTCATATTTCTTTTACATCTGTCACTTTACATTGCATTCACTGTATGCAGTGAAGCTAATATGCCATATTAATCTTAACGAGTCAATGGCTAACCGATCCTCAACAGAAAATGGCAGAGTCATGGAGTTTACCTTTCCTGGATGCATTCGGTGCTGCCAAGAACATGCATGTTTATGAGGTATTGGTGTTATACTACTTGATGATTACTGGTTTGGTGTTGGATGCAAAGTGCCAATTACAGTTTCTTAATGATTACTGGTTTGGTGTTTGATGCAAAGTGCTATCGACAATTTCTTAATGATTACTGGTTTGATGTTGGATGCAAAGTGCCATTGGCAATTTTGAGTGTAAATGAAAGAAAATACGGGATGGCGCTGAGTCTATCTTGTAACTGTACAATTcgttatcttttttttttacttctgcACATCGTTGATAATGGCTAAGATGCTTTAGCGTTAATAGTTCATATGATATCTGAATTTCTTTCATTGCCAACATAGGCTCAGGTTTTGTTACCTATGTTTATTGCATATCAGAATTAGGACAATTATTTAGCTGTTATTTTATTGCATGTGATGGAAAAGGGTAAAGGGTCTGTGGTTAAACTTTAGCTAGTGaggtacatttaaaagttgggatTTTGGGTAGTGCTGAGAGGGGAAAATGTGACATTATTCCAAACAGCAACTGAAAGAAAATATGTTATGTTCCAGGTCTCATTTATAGATTCTTGGCTATTATCATTGAGTCCTGTGAGACGAGCATTTCTCAAGGTGATGAGGAAATCTAACAATCCACAGAGACATGTTGTCTATGCTTTCGGGGACCATTATGACTTCCGGAAGAAGCTTCAAATTATAAACCTTCTCACTGGGTAACATTAATTCCTTTCTCTTTGGTCATTTGATATAAACACTAAAAGTAGTTTTTCTTGTCAATATAAGGTAGCTCTACTCTTGAACTGCAGATACATATACCTGGTTGATAGCCTGGGAAGAATAAGATGGCAAGGGTTTGGATCTGCAACACAAGAAGAGCTGTCGTCACTTAGAGCGTGTACCTCCATTTTGTTAGATGAAAAATGAGATGAGGTGGCTACCTTATCTCTTTTTGTAACTTCTGGTAGAAGATATTTTGTTTTTAACTCGGCAAATTgatgcatttttttttttggctgtgGCTAATAAGTATTGGATGGCTGGTTTGTTGATCTCCCATCACAGTGTGTAGCAACATCGATTGCTTGAGGGTACAACATCGATTGCTTGAGGGTACAAACTGTTAACTTAATGCGAATAATAAGGTCACTGACCTGATTACGTGCTTAAATGCCTCTTTTGTTTGGCTCCATTTATTCATAGGGGAATTTTTATGTCATGGAACGTGCATATGCCTTGTTCGAAGTACTGTTgtctaatttgttgtgagagaaaaataatgttcgttggctgaaaaaagtatggcttataagccaagcgaacaggacgataGTTGATGAAGATAATGCAACTGCTTGGTAtatttcttttcaagtccaagcttGGCTAAGTTTCGGAGATGTTTAAAGCATGTTCCATATAATTCAAAGCAAATTTCAGGCAAACCAAATTTCTCCTCTCCTAGTATGGTGAACATTTGGTTTGAGCTTCAAGCCATTGCTGACTCTATCCCGTTCTCGGATGATTGTGGTTCAATTATCTCGCATTCACTCTGTGTGGCCTCTACACTTGGTGGTCTCTTTTAAAGGTTCATTGCTGATCTATACCTAAACtctgcctatgttgtctcaacatagcaggtcccaagccctggtaaaggaggagggttgtgataggcgtggcgagccaacgttaaatctagtcattctaatggagataaaacccgaaagaaaatcattGGGGTGTAACCCTCTtggcgacgcgccatatcggaacccgggtatggtgttaaatgagcaagggccgggtcggcacccccttggtgacgcgtcgtgtcgtgatctgggcaagGTGTCACGTGagtaaggatcgggtcgtcgcttccttagtggtgcGCTACATCAGTGCCccggtgtagtgaaaaatgagcaaggatcttcacatctgagtcgacgggtccgaagggtaaggaagctagtcgaaccaactaggatccgtttagatagttggaatgtagggtcgtttacaggtaagttaagagaattagtttttaccacgactaggaggcgtgtaaacatattatgcgttcaagagactaaatggaagggtcaaaagacgaaggaggtggacaatacaggtttcaagctttggtacacagggacagtcgcgaatagaaatagagtaggagttttgattgataagagcctcaagaatggtgtggtgggagtgagaaggcaaggagataggattatcttagtcaagcttatcGTTGGTGATATgatcttgaacgtaattagtgcgtatgccccccaagtaggcctcgatgagagtgctaagagacagttctaagaagacttagatggcctgattagagctgtacctagtagtgagaagctttttataggaggagatcttaatgggcatgtaggtataACAAAGcgtaggtttcgaggcagttcatggaggttttgggtatggtagtagaaaTCAGGAGAGGGAGGAAGTTCTgaacttcgcggtagcttttgacctgatgatagccaacactttctttagaaagagagaatctcatctagtgaccttcagtagcggacaacactttagctagattgactttgtcctcgcaagaagaaagaacaaacgagcatgcttgggttgtaaggtgataccaggggagtgtgttgtttctcaacataagcttttggtggcagactttcgttttcagatgcatgcccgtagggataaataagctaagattgaaagaacaaagtggtggaaactgaaaggggagacgttagaggtattcagggaaagggttatcaaagagggctcttaaaAGGAaaaagaggacataaacaacatgtgggagaagatggcaaccaacatttggAAGGTGGCCTcaaaggtgtgtggagtaaccaaaggaagtggaggcaaggctaaagatacttggtggtggaacgaggaagtccaaagggctattaagaagaagaaagaatgctatagacacttgtaccatgataggagtgttgacaacatagagaagtacaaggtggcaaagaagactgcaaagcgagctataagtgtagcaaagggtagagcgtacga
This genomic interval carries:
- the LOC136514049 gene encoding uncharacterized protein isoform X1 — encoded protein: MRVWRFGRAALRASVLVSSGAAGFGIRWQLVALWFSYSRVGQMWLTGSGNQPTNEGQLQDIRQARPILSLPQLSACRGFRILSRVDRRRRAAGGDDAEGAGGGGSAAPPRRRWSWRPERRGPSNSARGVRSRLPGFPQDGEQGGHGEGEGEEEGQACSTDEMSRGYFADIAEIRKNAGKIAMASKVVIPEADAVTFPHLAVDSPAGGALHLPLVAPALQANDGEAGDHVIPSASLVCLSFRASSLKMAESWSLPFLDAFGAAKNMHVYEVSFIDSWLLSLSPVRRAFLKVMRKSNNPQRHVVYAFGDHYDFRKKLQIINLLTGYIYLVDSLGRIRWQGFGSATQEELSSLRACTSILLDEK
- the LOC136514051 gene encoding uncharacterized protein, which produces MASSSSSSSRFDDPAAVRRPPQHERKPPYMLLLPLVYAPVLPLIRIGLRHNPVVRDRLFYGVLAGAFAHGAYLISELYDVESK
- the LOC136514049 gene encoding uncharacterized protein isoform X3; its protein translation is MEKEKEKKKARLTDEMSRGYFADIAEIRKNAGKIAMASKVVIPEADAVTFPHLAVDSPAGGALHLPLVAPALQANDGEAGDHVIPSASLVCLSFRASSLKMAESWSLPFLDAFGAAKNMHVYEVSFIDSWLLSLSPVRRAFLKVMRKSNNPQRHVVYAFGDHYDFRKKLQIINLLTGYIYLVDSLGRIRWQGFGSATQEELSSLRACTSILLDEK
- the LOC136514049 gene encoding uncharacterized protein isoform X2; this encodes MRDNYRISDRPGPYCHYRSSQRVAASESCREWIGGGGRRAAMMLRARGAAGALLRLAGAGAGVQSGGVPPIARAAFARGFLDFRKTGNKEAMEKEKEKKKARLTDEMSRGYFADIAEIRKNAGKIAMASKVVIPEADAVTFPHLAVDSPAGGALHLPLVAPALQANDGEAGDHVIPSASLVCLSFRASSLKMAESWSLPFLDAFGAAKNMHVYEVSFIDSWLLSLSPVRRAFLKVMRKSNNPQRHVVYAFGDHYDFRKKLQIINLLTGYIYLVDSLGRIRWQGFGSATQEELSSLRACTSILLDEK